The Funiculus sociatus GB2-C1 genome includes the window AATCGAGAATCCAGATGCTTAGCGCCGTATTCCTCTGGGTTTCGCAGGAATTTTTTGTATTCCTTAGAGCCGCGTAGAAAAATGTCTAGTAAGCATAGCACTTGGTAGTCTTGTACCTGTCGGATTCTGGCAACTATGCGTAAATTGTTTTCCCCTCTGCGCTTCAAGTAAGGGTACACACGCTCAAAACGTGCCTGCGCTTCATCACTCCGCAGGGGTTCAAGTTCGACAGATAAACTATCTACTTGAGCCTGAATACCATAGCGTAGCGCCTTCTGGGTGAACAGATAGGTGCGATAAATGTACATAAACTCATCTCCGCTGTTTTTGACAAAAACAGGCTTAGCCTACTATTACTTATTGTCATTCAGCAGAGAAGCCAATGTTGTAGGGTTTTGGTTACATATAATACATTATGAGCTTTTTTGCTCCAACTTTTAGTAAAAACGCCTGACAAATAAAGTCAAGGCTTAGTTTGCGGAGCATCGAGGCTTGAGCCTGTGGGCGTATATTTCGCTTCGCCTTAGCTTGCGGCATAGCGCACCCATAGCGCACCCTAAAGCTCAATGGAACTGACGCAAGGAGCCTGGAAATAAATTTCCGGCTCAAAGCTAAAGTAAGCTAAAGCTTACTCGGTAAGCCTTTCAACCCGTTTTAACGGGTTTTAGCTTTTAGCCTGAACTTTAGTTCAAGGCTTTAGTTCAAGGCTTAAATCAACGCCATTCACCCTACAGCTACTCTACTTCTGTATCCATCAATAACCGCCACTCCCGTACCCCAAAAGGAGGAACGAGCAACTCTACCGAAAGCCCACCTTTGAGCGGTAAATTCAACCGCAAAGGGGTGTTAGAGTCCAAATCGGTCATCACTTCTAAGAGGTCATATTCTCCCACATTGGGAGGCAACAATGATTCATTTAACACATCAGCAGCCGTCCAAACTTCCCCAGTCCCAGCCGTAATTGTTAACGGCTTGGGGTGCGCCACTTCAGCAATCCCAGGAAATCCTACTAAACGTAGATGCACACAGTCCACCGCCTGACTGCCTGACACATCTTTGTAGATGCTTGGTAGATCAAGGGTGACAGGTTAATGAACGGATGCGAGAGAACCAAATCTGGTCATAGAAATCATGCTCAGCCCGTTTAGAT containing:
- a CDS encoding DUF3122 domain-containing protein, translated to MSGSQAVDCVHLRLVGFPGIAEVAHPKPLTITAGTGEVWTAADVLNESLLPPNVGEYDLLEVMTDLDSNTPLRLNLPLKGGLSVELLVPPFGVREWRLLMDTEVE